The following are encoded in a window of Ranitomeya variabilis isolate aRanVar5 chromosome 6, aRanVar5.hap1, whole genome shotgun sequence genomic DNA:
- the BHLHE22 gene encoding class E basic helix-loop-helix protein 22, which yields MERALKLAEEDLFHKTLGAKRMESAFRSPQGLDLSQPGDRSPLHCYDGPDPADLLRHHQTSALPPGATGDPLALAAASMCATYGADGAGRGLASMAESSGGEEQSPDDDSDGRCELVLRPGDHRSSQPGMKSDAPLGPGGGKKSKEQKALRLNINARERRRMHDLNDALDELRAVIPYAHSPSVRKLSKIATLLLAKNYILMQAQALEEMRRLVAYLNQGQAISAASIPSSAAAAAAAAAALHPALGAYEQAAASAGYPFSTVASSCPDKCALFNSVSSSLCKQCTDKP from the coding sequence ATGGAGAGGGCGCTGAAACTGGCAGAAGAGGACTTGTTCCACAAGACTCTGGGCGCTAAGAGGATGGAGTCTGCCTTCCGCTCCCCGCAGGGTCTGGACTTGTCCCAGCCAGGAGACCGCTCCCCGCTGCACTGCTACGATGGCCCGGACCCGGCAGATCTGCTGCGCCACCACCAGACCTCCGCGCTCCCACCGGGGGCAACCGGAGACCCTCTAGCGCTGGCGGCTGCCAGCATGTGCGCCACGTACGGGGCAGACGGTGCAGGCAGGGGGTTAGCCTCCATGGCGGAGAGCAGCGGGGGAGAGGAGCAGAGCCCCGATGATGACAGTGATGGCCGCTGTGAGCTGGTCCTCAGGCCAGGAGACCACAGATCCTCCCAGCCCGGGATGAAGTCAGATGCGCCCTTAGGACCCGGTGGAGGGAAAAAGTCTAAAGAGCAGAAAGCCCTGAGGCTGAATATTAACGCCCGGGAGAGGAGACGCATGCACGATCTGAACGACGCCCTGGACGAGCTGCGAGCCGTCATCCCTTATGCCCACAGCCCCTCAGTGAGGAAGCTCTCCAAGATCGCCACCCTGCTCCTAGCCAAGAACTACATCCTCATGCAAGCCCAGGCGCTGGAGGAGATGAGAAGACTGGTGGCTTATCTCAACCAAggtcaggccatctctgctgcctCCATCCCCAGCTccgctgccgccgccgccgccgctgctgcagCTCTTCATCCTGCACTGGGCGCCTACGAGCAAGCGGCTGCCAGCGCCGGGTACCCATTCAGCACCGTGGCCAGCTCCTGCCCGGACAAATGTGCCCTCTTCAACAGCGTGTCCTCCAGTCTGTGCAAACAGTGTACTGACAAGCCTTAA